In Phyllopteryx taeniolatus isolate TA_2022b chromosome 22, UOR_Ptae_1.2, whole genome shotgun sequence, the DNA window aaaattaaagtaCATTAAAATGATATAAGaataaactgattaactttacaTGAatcaaaaaatggaaaagaattacACTAGaaattttaattacaataactAATAAGTtaaaacataaacatacataTTACATTAAAAGGTAAATAAGAATTAAACTGGAATTACATACTATTGACTTAAAGTaatattaaatttaaataatgatattacaattacattcaaatttagattaaattaaaacatacacccacaaaattacattaaaattcaattacattcgataaaaagagaaaataaattacattcaaTTTAACTTCAATGAGAATTAAACTAGAATTacattgaaattatattaaaataaagtttaactatattttaattaaatttaaatcaaGGGTGTGTCTTAATACCTAattccatatactgtacatgaaccaTATTGAATTGAGGATTTCCTGTCTGTTGTTTCCCCTGACAGGCCAAAAACTACCTTAGGGGTTTGTCAAAAGTACCCAAAAAGGACTTGCACTCCATTTTCTCCAAAGCGAGCTCACACGGTATGCAAGAAGCTCACCAACGGTCAGTGCACCCAATTCTACACCCGTCACATTGTTGTCTTCCTGCGTCGCAGCTGTGTGCGTGTTGGAAAAGATGCTGCTCCTGGATCCCGAGGAGCGGGTCAGTGCCTCGGAGGCCCTGGACTTTCCCTTCTTCGCCGACTTCCGCGACACGGAGGAGGAGACCGAGGCGCAGCCGTATGACCAAACCATAGACAACACGGACCTGACGCTCGACCAGTGGAAACGTAAGCGAGGACGACCGTTCCGTTCAAACGTCCGAACCCAAAACACAAACCCACGTGACAGTTCCTTTGTTTATGCAGGACACACAATCACAGAGATACTGACCTTCAGGCCTCTAAAAGACTCCACGGAAACATCACTTTAACATACGCATCAAGGTGAGGTACACCTTAGACTGGCATATACAgtttagacaaacaagcattcatgctcaaattcacaccaacggacaatttagtctgcAATAAATCTAACATCCATGCTCTTGGAATGGAAAGGGATGAAGCCGGAGTACGGGggaagaacatacaaactccaaacACGAAGTCCAGAGCCGACACAGGAACGTTTGTatgctgtttatttttcttcaatgagattttgtcattttgaatcCAATCTGTAATGATACTggttctcattagattgtgtaggTGTGTGGAAAGAATGTAAGTAGttacaaaatacacttttaTTCAGGGATGACTTTTTGTGTTGTCGCTCTCTTATTTGGTCCACAGAGGAGGAAATTCACTTACGATACAGCATTAGGCTACAACCTGAACGAACAGGTCACACACAGTACTTTTTCTGGAGGTACTCAACAGATGATGCGTCCACATCCGCTCGTTGGAGGAAGTCGAATACTTCTTTAAGCActgagtgtggggggggggggggacaaaaaataTATGTGTGTAAATATAACTGATGGGAAATAATCCACTTGAAGACAGCTCACCTTTCTTCTCCGAGGAAGACATAAACATGACGGCCGTGTCGAAACGCCTCACGCTCGATAGATTCTTCAGGATGTCCGCCGTGACGGCCGCAGCTTCATTCCTGCACAAGCGGGACTTTCGTGTAATTTGGCGTtaagaatgtcacaaaaaactATCGACAGCGGTGCTGAAAAAAATAGGATTATCTTGTCTCAGTGTACTTCCAAATTGACTCGGTATGACTCGGCTCTAAATGTGCTCACTGGATGTAGAAATCTCGCAGCGTCTGCAGGATCTGACTGAGGATGTGAGGTTCAAGGGAGCTCTGGAAAATGCGCGTGTACGCCTCTGGCTTGAtttgctaaataaaaaaaagacaagaaaaaagttaGGGATTTCACCCAAAAAGTTAGCTGCTCTGGATTGTGttttatgaatgaaaaacaacCTTTAAGTATCTGTAAACCACTTCCGGCTGGTTTCCAATCATGCGCAGGTCGGCTTCGAGCTGGAAACTTTTGCTGGGTGGGGCTGGGAGGTTTATCGGGGGGGCTTTTTGTGATGATTCAGAGGGAGGGACGCTTTCCTCCGGCTGGTCGTGTTTGGCTCGTGTGGTTGAAGAAGCTCTGATGACAAAGAGAGAACATTCAAAGGGGACATATTGtagaaaatggactttttaatggctcgtatacaaatagttgggtatCTGGCATGTGAATTGACTTGGGCCCTGACCCATTTGGATTCTTTGAGGCTGATGTCGATTCAAATATTTGGCATAGTAAAATTCTGATAACCGATTATTTGTcaggttaattaaaaaaaatatggaatgaattaaataaCTTTTTGGTCCATTTtcgtatttatttaactttaaaatcgAGAGAAAAATCTGcagatttttgccatttttctttttgtttgtttgaatgtcatcttTTCAATTAATCACTCAGGTCGtagaaattacacaaccaagtaagcCTTTTGTTGGccgcctatttctgaaaatgtatctATGAGCAAGCTGTTCtgattcttttattatttaaagtatttttcatCAAGATGGTTCAACTAACTGGTCAGACGGCAGCGAGGGGGCATCCGGTATCGCCCGGATCCTGATCATCTTCGTACTGGGAGACGACGGCGAGGAATGGCCCTCGTGGTCCCTCGCCACATCCGGTACTGTCACCTTACCGCTGATCTCCTCGATGTCGACCCTCCTCATTGGTTTCTGAGGAGCATCACAACGAGTCAGCATGGCTCTATTGTTAATCTTAACAACAGAAGAGATGAGTGTACGTCTCACAGTGGAGCGCAGGTGAGCCTCTTTGTCCACGGGCTGCACCGTTCTCCTCTGGGAGCCGTCGGACGTTTGAAGGAGGCCGCTGGAAACGCCATCCTGATAATACAAGCATCCAGGCAACAGgattcagttgaaaaaaaaaaaaaagacaatatttaCAAACATAAGTGAGGAGTGGAAGTTGAAAACTCACCATTTGAAGTTTCTGGAGTTCAATTTGGGCCTGCTTGTTCCCTGGCTCCAGCTTCAAAACCTCCTGAAAatctgcattatttttttttgtgtgcatttgtcaCAAACAACTCATCAATACGAAGAGAATGGGACATTTTATGTCCAAATGACTTGTGAATTGCTTGTGCAGTGAACATCCACTATTTCTAGAACCACAGAAATCCACGTGTCATTGACGCCCTCCCAAAAAGTTTTGTATTTGGCAATAGATGCCATGAGATGGCGGAAAATGACCGGAAACGCCTCAACTTCCTTTAACagttgcttggcaccaagatgccacaagatggcgacacagccatacttttattgctttggcctgagccctaaaacaaacaaacaaacaaaaaataaaaatagaatgtgGTCGAAAAGTTCACTTTTCAGTACTTGTACATAAAACAGATTCAtaaaaagatgttaaaaatgattGTGATGTAATATTAATCCCAAGCTATATCGTGATTCACCTATTGccgattcagtgcattgcagatttgaTTTATTGATAAGTGTAGCGCAGTTACAAACTGTAGTTCGAAAGAGCACCCCAAAGAATTCTGGGAAGCAGCAGGAAACTAAGTGTTACCTTTCATGGCGTCCTCCAGCTTCCCCAAAGCCACTCGGGCGGCGGCTCTGCGCGCGAATGCCTTGGAGTACGTGTTGTCTAAAGAGATCGCCTTGGTGCAGTCTTCCTCCGCCTCCTTGAATCTGATGTAACATCGATGTGATTTTTCCGTCACGAAATATAGAAAAGGGtgtgatgttttttctttttttacctctCCAGCTTGAGGAAGGCCATGGCTCTGTTGGCGGGCAGCAGCGCGTTCATGCAGTCTGCCTCCGCGCCTCGGTTATAGCACTCCACGGCTGCGTCGTACTTGCCCTCTTTGAAGTAAGCATTACCCTGGAAGGCGGCAAATGTAGGAAATCTTTACCACAATAACATGTGCTCACTGTCGCTGCTTGCTAATTTACCAGCTACTCAACGCTTTAACGCGTATGTTGACAGAAGTTCTGCTGTGAAATGAGGGTTTCAGGAAGGAATCTTACCCTGTCTTTTTGCACAACCGCCTCTTGTCGTCTTTGCTGctcttctgtcagtctttggcGCTCCTGGTCGACCGTGGGATCTGCCTGAGGTGACGTTCCCTCACTCAGCTCCTGAGTTCCAAGTATCTGACAAAGCAAACGTCAGAGATAAGGTTGACCCATCCTTGCATTTTCTAcaccgtttatcctcattaTGGTCCCCGGGTGAGTTGGAGCGAATCTCGGCTGACTTTGGCAAAGAGGCCAgacacaccctggactagtcgtCGGCCAATCACAGGTTACactgagacaaacaaccattcgcacagacatttacacctatggacaatttggagtcatcAATAAATATAactggtatatatatatatatatatatatttttttttttttcaagattacTTTTATCTCAAATCAACCTCTCCCATTgccatgaatggaaatgccattcatacATTCCAACCCCTCCAAATAACACACAGAAATGTGTAACGTttctaattgatttattttgctgCCACCAACTCAAAAAGCTCGTAAATTGGGGCGCTCGTAAATGAAGGTACTACGAACATGAAAATAGATCTAAGTCACctctttcattttcttctcttcattttgtgctTCCAGGTTGCCCGGGTCAAGCTTGAGAACAGTTTGGTAATCTGTGCAGAAATGTATGCTTAACATTACGTTCTTAGAGGTATTAATGTAACAATACGATATGTCTATTGTTCAATAGAGCCAACTGGACTCTTCCTGGCTGTTGAAGACGTTTCTCCTTTAATCccaaaggcttcttcagttctaaagtTGAGGTGGGGAGTCTTCCTAGCTCTGTCTCTGGTGGATGCGTCCTCCGGTCACATTTGGTTATCGTTGTTTTTGCCTTCATCAACCTCGgcgagtccagttgcctcgatttcACTTTTGTGGATAACCATGACCCAGATTACTGCGATTCTACTGTAcgtagacatacagtatgtctattGTAGTGGTTTTGAGGGGCACATAGTCGCCCACCTTCTAAAGCAGCGTCGTAGTTCTTCAGCGCAACGCGGGCTGCTCCTCGTCGCGCATACGCCTTAAAGTAGTTGCTGTCCAAAGCGATGGCCAGGTTGCAGTCTGACTCGGCCACAGCATATCTAAAGAGAGGGAAAACCCATGAGTGTGCATCGCAACAAGTACAGCAATCAACAATGCGAATGCTTACTTCTTGAGGCGGAAGAAGGCGGTGGCTCGGTTCGTGGGAAGAACGGGATTGTAAGGATCCGCAGCCATTCCTCTGGAGTAACACTCGATGGCGTCGTCGTATTTTCCCTCTTTGAAAAATGCGTTGCCCTGATGATAAAGCCGTGTTATTTTGGGGGACTTATTTGTTAATTCAGCACATTTTAGGTGGCTGTTACCTTTTCCTTCTCTGCTAAAGCTCGCTCCGGATCCGCTTCCTCGGAGTCCGACTCCGTGGGACTTTCCTCCTTATCCACCTCCTCCAAAGCcttcacctaaaaaaaaatatatatatagatctttATTAGTCCACTACTGCTTCAGTCACGTGTAAATAGGGCTtggcgatatggccttaaaatagaatctcatttttttttagatgtataaaaactggtatttgaacatttatatccactgtatgtaaaCACAATTATATCAATCATTCTGTCAGTTGTCAGGTATCTCACACTCTTTTCTCTTTACCCAGCTCAAGCTGAGGTGAATAAAAAATGGATGCCTTTTCTAACTAATGGATGACAGACCACATCGAACTTGTCCCACGATTGATAATCATTCTGTTTGATCCTCAATGGCTTCTTGGTGTCGGTCTCCTCTGCTCTGGAGTCACCGTTGTTGGccatcttcatcttcttcttggCCCTCATTTTTGCTTTGTAGTCCTTGTTACGCACAGGGGGGAGGTTTGGCTACAAAACGAATAGAACGTGGTGGGAACATAATTCAAATATACACGTGCATGTGATTTCCAGCTAAAACGAACCTTGGCGTCCCCCTGCTCCCCTCTCCTCAACTGCTCATCTTTGGTCTTCATGTCAGTCTCCCAGGTCTCCAGCTCCCTCACGAAGCTTTGCAGGTCCTCTGCATTCTGCCGCATTTGCATTTGCAACTCGAGTGCTTTGTTCGGCCCGGCCATGATTTCCTCCCTGCGAGACAGACATTCATTTGGGATTTGAAAGAaaattgaacacattttttttgggtgactttCGTTTTGTCCTATTTTCCAGAGAAACCACGAGTTTCGAGTCATGCTCGTTTCGCAAACAGCtaacaatgttttaaataatcGATCGGATTCAATAAAGCACAACGTTGTTCAGTACCTGCTCCTTGTTTCTCCGGCTTACAACTGCGATTCAAATATGGCAGGAATTCTTACTAGTCGTAAAAAGTAGTTCTTGcgttaatgttgttgttgtggagcCATGACAGCAGACTCCCGGCATGCTTTGCGTTGTGGAGCGTGCCGAAAGATTCAAAGATCGTTTAGTTATGAAGGGTAGTACAACACATATAATATAAAGATATAAAGAGAAGACCGTCACCTTCTTTGGAAAAGTTTTTGTTCCTCCACCTCCAAAGAGTGATTAATAATGAATTATATAGATATAAAACTGATACAATTTAAAGGGGACTATATTAATTCACCAGCATACAATATTTTCCGCCATGTTATAATAGGCGATCTTTGTTATCACAAACGCGTTTTTTAAAtgagttatatatttttttaatttgtagatTGGGTGATAGAAATtctaattgtattattaattaaaatattgttattgtattctttttttaaccggTGACTCGACGCTATCACGTGATCACACAACCCAGCAATGACCTCTCCTGCTAGCTAACGCTGGCTGGCCGGGATATCTTAACAAATATCTCATTGTCGCCGAGTAAATTTCAACAATGGGCCAGAcgaagaaagaagaagattaCGGATACGACTTATTCCCGGAGAGGAACGCCGGGAAGTACAAGAAGGGCTCCATCGCAGAGAGCCTGTTCACTTTCAACCACAAGTGTCAGGTCATGTTACAGTTAGCCGTGGAAACCAGTGAGTAACGTTATCATGACTTCATTTGAAAAGTAACTCGTGTGTTTTATCTTTAGAAAACAACcgaaacatttaaataacataCAGTGTTTCGATTAGTAACCATGTTAGCTACCTAGCTGTTAGCCTGCTGGAAGAATTGGGATTACAGTAGAATataactttattgtcactgtcacatgaacaataaaaatttgaaaatctaAAATCTCATGTGTGATGTGCTTCACACAGGTCCATATGCCAAGCTCCTCCtcagtgccatgaaaaactCTGGATGGTAGGTTGCATTTATCATTTTGACTACACACAATTCAAATTTGGGGATTGTTATGCAGCATGGTGctctagtggttagcacttctgcctcctAGTTTTGAAGTTCACGGGTAGagtttttgcatgttctcacccaaaaagatgcatgccAGGTCGAATGGAGACGCGACGTTGTCCATAGTAGTTATATTCATTGTGGTTCGACTCGTGGTCCGCGAAAGAATCTCTGCCCGagtaaagttcagttgtatttaactttgaagttcacaaaatgtgcatttaatcttcagaaactgtttgtttttaaacatttattcacattttttaaaacttttatttgcaatacataccaattgaatcattattttggtAGCTTTCAAGTGTCCTATACAATGGTGCCTTTAGATACAAATTAATTGCTTTACTGCATTTCtacctcaaatcatctttcccctttgaaatgaaaggaaatgccgTTAGTCGGTTCCagcccctccaaaaaaaaccatccaaacttttgcaatgtttttttttaatttttttaatttttttaagaataatcttcttcttttcctttcagcttgtcccgttaggggtcgccacagcgcgtcatccttttccatgagagcctatctcctgcatcctcctctcgaacaccaactgccatcatgtcttccctcacgacatccatcaaccttctctttggtcttcctctagctctcttgcctggcagcgccatcgtcatcatccttctaccaatatactcactctctctcctctggacgtgtccaaaccatttaagtctgctctctctaactttgtctccaaaacatcgaaccttggctgtccctctgatgagctcatttctaattttatccaacctggtcactccgagagcgaacctcaacatcttcatttccgccacctccagctctgcttcctgttttctcttcagtgccactgtctctaatccatacatcatggctggcctcaccactgttttataaactttgcccttcatcctagcagagactcttctgtcacataacacacctgacaccttcctccacccgttccaacctgcttggacccgtttcttcacttcctgaccacactcaccatt includes these proteins:
- the rpap3 gene encoding RNA polymerase II-associated protein 3; translation: MAGPNKALELQMQMRQNAEDLQSFVRELETWETDMKTKDEQLRRGEQGDAKPNLPPVRNKDYKAKMRAKKKMKMANNGDSRAEETDTKKPLRIKQNDYQSWDKFDVVKALEEVDKEESPTESDSEEADPERALAEKEKGNAFFKEGKYDDAIECYSRGMAADPYNPVLPTNRATAFFRLKKYAVAESDCNLAIALDSNYFKAYARRGAARVALKNYDAALEDYQTVLKLDPGNLEAQNEEKKMKEILGTQELSEGTSPQADPTVDQERQRLTEEQQRRQEAVVQKDRGNAYFKEGKYDAAVECYNRGAEADCMNALLPANRAMAFLKLERFKEAEEDCTKAISLDNTYSKAFARRAAARVALGKLEDAMKDFQEVLKLEPGNKQAQIELQKLQMDGVSSGLLQTSDGSQRRTVQPVDKEAHLRSTKPMRRVDIEEISGKVTVPDVARDHEGHSSPSSPSTKMIRIRAIPDAPSLPSDQASSTTRAKHDQPEESVPPSESSQKAPPINLPAPPSKSFQLEADLRMIGNQPEVVYRYLKQIKPEAYTRIFQSSLEPHILSQILQTLRDFYIQNEAAAVTADILKNLSSVRRFDTAVMFMSSSEKKVLKEVFDFLQRADVDASSVEYLQKKYCV